The following coding sequences are from one Ruminococcus flavefaciens AE3010 window:
- a CDS encoding CPBP family intramembrane glutamic endopeptidase has protein sequence MIKLIRNISPFNNRTDMPAAMLVIKKLLAFILCFAAGTLLGNAVVIGAMIVGGKKFLQGETFTESTMELLGLYAMAGMIAASVLYWKIIEKRNLSEMGVTGRIGGLFVGALIGTVLLFVCVAAIMLTGSIRFKGISKEPDLTMILLMLGGFVIQGAAEEFLCRGLVLCSLKDRVPLPIAVGASTLAFIYPHWSTLRGFKPQYIFSGVLGLIVISCVFSFITLRTKSIWAACGLHSVWNFCLSCVLGLDLSGSEGASTALIDMRSVGENLLNGGKYGIEASIISDIIIAVLAAVTGYMVIKTRKRRAENGVQ, from the coding sequence ATGATAAAACTCATCAGAAACATAAGCCCGTTCAACAACAGAACAGATATGCCGGCCGCTATGTTAGTTATTAAAAAGCTTCTTGCGTTCATACTATGCTTTGCGGCAGGCACACTTTTAGGCAATGCCGTTGTCATAGGCGCGATGATCGTCGGCGGAAAAAAGTTTTTACAGGGCGAGACTTTCACCGAAAGCACTATGGAACTGCTTGGTCTGTATGCTATGGCAGGAATGATAGCCGCAAGTGTTCTTTACTGGAAGATCATAGAAAAAAGAAATCTCTCCGAAATGGGTGTGACCGGGCGCATCGGAGGCTTGTTTGTAGGCGCTCTCATAGGCACCGTATTGCTGTTTGTCTGTGTTGCTGCGATCATGTTAACGGGCAGTATCAGATTTAAAGGCATATCAAAGGAGCCTGATCTCACCATGATATTGCTTATGCTTGGAGGATTCGTCATTCAGGGAGCTGCCGAGGAATTCCTTTGCAGAGGGCTCGTTCTCTGCTCCCTCAAGGACAGAGTGCCGCTTCCGATAGCTGTTGGCGCAAGCACACTGGCATTCATTTACCCTCACTGGAGTACACTCCGCGGATTCAAGCCGCAGTACATCTTCTCAGGCGTGCTTGGCCTAATCGTTATTTCGTGCGTATTCTCATTCATTACGCTCCGCACAAAGAGCATATGGGCTGCCTGCGGACTTCATTCCGTATGGAATTTCTGCCTCAGCTGCGTTCTGGGACTTGATCTCAGCGGCAGCGAGGGAGCTTCAACTGCACTGATCGATATGAGAAGTGTTGGGGAAAATCTTCTCAACGGCGGCAAATACGGCATTGAAGCAAGCATTATTTCCGACATTATCATAGCTGTACTTGCAGCTGTGACAGGATACATGGTCATCAAAACGAGAAAAAGGAGAGCTGAAAATGGAGTTCAATAA
- a CDS encoding DUF4349 domain-containing protein — protein MKKTLLATALIGTVLLSGCGASEKMATSSAADYRMNDAVAGDYYKKEDNIEPETNAPSDLEATELFNTEYTQSEIRAINTQMLVYSCDMSIDVLEFDKAVDQIHDLINKNNGFIENERYSDGGSSSQWRYADEEKWKNFYAVIRIPSAQYEDFCKSIESVGDMRSKNASVQNLTTEYSDLKTTLGIYEAKEDRYLDMLKEIKDQNKAVSIEQELTNIQIEIARIKTRMNNIENDVAYSYINLNVNEVREYTEKPVVKKTDTFGQRLGNTLSSTWHTFLDFLEGALFFIIRVLPYLLLLGIFTFIIVKIIKLIIRASEKSRKKRYDKMVREGKINNGPLFPNGNNMVMPPPPMQNNAPMPVQNGAPAPNPPAPPANNNTGAANNTPAPNKAPDNNKDNKK, from the coding sequence ATGAAAAAGACTTTATTGGCAACTGCTTTAATAGGTACCGTCCTGCTTTCGGGCTGCGGTGCCAGCGAAAAAATGGCAACCTCATCAGCAGCGGATTACCGAATGAACGACGCCGTTGCAGGCGATTACTACAAGAAAGAGGACAATATCGAGCCTGAGACCAATGCTCCCTCAGATCTTGAAGCTACCGAGCTTTTCAACACAGAGTACACCCAGTCCGAGATAAGGGCTATAAACACTCAGATGCTGGTCTACTCATGTGATATGAGTATCGATGTCCTCGAATTCGATAAGGCCGTTGACCAGATACACGATCTCATCAACAAAAATAATGGCTTTATCGAAAATGAGAGATACTCCGACGGCGGCTCTTCGAGCCAGTGGCGTTACGCAGATGAGGAGAAGTGGAAGAACTTCTACGCCGTTATAAGAATTCCAAGTGCACAGTACGAAGATTTCTGCAAGTCTATCGAATCCGTAGGCGATATGCGAAGCAAAAACGCCTCGGTACAGAATCTGACCACCGAATACTCCGACCTCAAGACCACCCTCGGCATTTATGAAGCCAAAGAGGATCGCTACCTCGATATGCTGAAGGAAATAAAGGATCAGAACAAGGCTGTCTCCATTGAGCAGGAGCTCACCAATATCCAGATAGAGATCGCAAGGATAAAGACCCGAATGAACAACATCGAAAATGATGTTGCTTACTCCTATATAAATCTCAACGTCAACGAAGTCCGTGAATACACAGAGAAGCCTGTTGTGAAAAAGACCGATACTTTCGGTCAGAGACTGGGCAACACCCTTTCAAGCACATGGCACACCTTCCTTGACTTCCTTGAGGGCGCACTCTTCTTTATTATCAGAGTACTCCCATATCTGCTGCTCCTCGGTATCTTTACATTCATTATCGTCAAGATAATAAAGCTCATCATACGCGCCAGCGAAAAGTCCAGAAAAAAGCGCTACGATAAAATGGTAAGAGAAGGCAAAATAAACAATGGTCCGCTGTTCCCCAACGGCAATAACATGGTAATGCCTCCTCCGCCTATGCAGAACAATGCTCCAATGCCAGTGCAGAACGGTGCACCTGCTCCCAATCCCCCTGCACCTCCTGCCAATAATAATACAGGAGCTGCAAACAATACCCCGGCCCCGAACAAGGCTCCCGATAACAATAAAGATAACAAGAAATAA
- a CDS encoding CAP domain-containing protein, whose translation MSNVKRLWRDATAVLLTVIMVCCSVMNGPCRTHAVDEKPSDVDLKKRSEEIVRLVNEAREEENKRIDAENVERAKNGEELLPRLQPLKEHYYLDDKARERAREIIFDFAHYRPGKRTFKLHNPFNKQVENIENMLKERNINVQWNEDKTEFTSWIVDDIIIDEIRSILDNYNCPDYEFVTGRFVFDEELDAALIEKLDQSFAENEIAVVWGDDLDYVEACENNDETIGRINEILEECGCPEHTYVDGIFEFNEDVTEYQFAKLNRQFQVKNLSVVWSDDDRVITPVDADEDAVNTINAVIRNVNKIDFVNLQNTAKFIFNDELTAEQLEKTKNMLSEKNITVKWAANNKSFTSSKKDALTLSFIRQILKDEINYEMGDSFATIIDTNLIPLTCAGENLAAGFGTAEQTFEQWKNSPNHWRAILSPEYTHIGVGCAYEQNSTYGYYWTQLFVAMDDNGQDTNNNTNIGDDKNDPDDKTNPPDDKKQVSDVVPKGSGDINGDGEINSFDLITLRKYVTGQIELNDLQRESADLLKDGSITAADITVLQRYINGVYRSLPVKMDQLPPLN comes from the coding sequence ATGAGTAATGTTAAGAGATTATGGCGTGATGCGACAGCCGTTTTGCTGACTGTCATCATGGTATGCTGTTCTGTTATGAATGGTCCTTGCAGAACTCATGCCGTTGATGAAAAACCATCAGATGTTGATCTGAAGAAGAGATCCGAGGAGATCGTCCGACTCGTAAACGAGGCGCGTGAAGAAGAAAATAAGAGGATCGATGCCGAGAATGTTGAAAGAGCCAAGAACGGCGAAGAGCTTCTTCCTCGTCTTCAGCCTCTGAAAGAGCATTATTACCTCGACGATAAGGCACGCGAGCGTGCAAGAGAGATAATCTTTGATTTCGCTCACTATCGTCCCGGCAAGAGGACCTTCAAGCTTCATAATCCATTCAATAAGCAGGTCGAAAACATCGAAAACATGCTCAAGGAGAGAAATATCAATGTCCAGTGGAATGAGGACAAGACTGAATTTACCTCATGGATCGTGGACGATATTATCATTGACGAGATAAGGTCCATCCTCGACAACTATAATTGCCCTGATTATGAGTTCGTAACAGGCAGATTCGTTTTCGATGAGGAGCTCGATGCTGCTCTTATCGAAAAGCTCGATCAAAGCTTCGCAGAAAATGAGATAGCTGTTGTCTGGGGCGATGATCTGGACTACGTTGAAGCCTGCGAAAACAATGACGAAACTATAGGCAGGATAAATGAGATCCTCGAAGAATGCGGATGCCCCGAGCATACATATGTTGACGGTATATTTGAATTCAATGAGGACGTGACCGAGTATCAGTTTGCAAAGCTCAACAGACAGTTCCAGGTCAAGAACCTGAGCGTTGTGTGGAGCGACGACGACAGAGTCATAACTCCCGTTGATGCTGATGAAGATGCTGTCAATACGATCAATGCAGTTATCAGGAATGTTAACAAGATAGACTTTGTAAACCTTCAGAATACTGCAAAGTTCATATTTAATGATGAGCTTACTGCGGAACAGCTCGAAAAGACCAAGAATATGCTCAGTGAAAAAAATATCACCGTAAAATGGGCTGCTAATAATAAGAGCTTCACTTCTTCCAAGAAGGACGCGCTTACATTGAGCTTTATCAGACAGATACTGAAAGATGAGATCAATTATGAAATGGGCGATTCTTTCGCTACTATCATAGATACAAATCTTATCCCTTTGACCTGCGCAGGTGAGAATCTGGCAGCAGGCTTCGGAACTGCCGAGCAGACCTTCGAGCAGTGGAAAAATTCACCGAATCACTGGAGAGCTATCCTTAGTCCCGAGTACACACATATAGGCGTCGGCTGCGCATATGAGCAGAACAGCACATATGGTTATTACTGGACTCAGCTCTTTGTTGCAATGGACGATAATGGTCAGGACACAAATAATAATACAAACATCGGCGATGACAAAAACGATCCTGATGATAAAACAAATCCTCCTGACGATAAAAAGCAGGTAAGTGATGTTGTTCCAAAGGGTTCGGGCGACATAAACGGCGACGGCGAGATAAATTCCTTCGATCTTATCACTCTCAGAAAGTATGTTACAGGTCAGATAGAGCTTAACGATCTTCAGAGAGAAAGTGCGGATCTGCTTAAAGACGGCTCGATTACAGCTGCTGATATCACTGTACTGCAAAGGTATATCAATGGCGTGTACAGGTCTCTTCCCGTAAAGATGGATCAGCTGCCGCCTCTGAATTAA
- a CDS encoding glycoside hydrolase family 11 protein: MGLKGLKRVISASVSAMLIAAGVPSVPAVNAEDAQDRGNIGGFDYEMWNQNGQGQVSMNPSAGSFTCSWSNIENFLARMGKNYDTQKKTYKQIGSDITLTYDVEYSPKGNSYMCVYGWTRNPLMEYYIVEGWGDWRPPGDNGVERKGTVTLNNNTYDIYKSMRYNQPSLDGTQTFPQYWSVRQVSGSKNNTTNYMNGVVSVGKHFDAWSKAGLDMTGTLYEVSLNIEGYRSNGSANVKSVNVYPDGLDTEPTPTPEQTVSAGEDGVYFTSTFESGSDDWTARGDATVKTDTSNYYDGKQSLSVTGRASEWNGCGITLDPNTFVPGNTYSFSTAVLQRTGENVKMQMSLQQGSGNSATYTKIADCDTKSAEWTKLENTEFTIPDNGTDMILYIETVENSGDLCDFYIDSVQAAEKGKASSVVTGQGTVDVPSVSFDNPGTGTSNIDKNQTIKIMPIGDSITFGMGENGGYRKYLYDELKKMGYTKIDMVGPEGQNSASANGITYDDNNAGYSGYTIKQQYPIPSWGENGLLEKLKSKNAVKQAQPDIVLLIIGTNDMTANRSMSDCESDLHDLMDYILGDLPSGSVVFMGSIPEFTAYGGNAQRVANYNSTVKKVAEDYAAKGKNVKFADVHGCLNGMNDIGTDQLHPNGGGYKKMGSFWADTIDKYVAASAPVVTTTTTTTTTTTTTSTTTSTTTTAAPTTTSTTSTVTSTVTKAPETTTATAPNAVVTKAGDANNDGEVDMSDVVLIMQALANPNKYGLNGSDKNAITEQGWLNGDVDKSTEGITSNDALRIQEFLLGKVLSLLS; this comes from the coding sequence ATGGGCTTAAAAGGCTTAAAACGTGTGATCAGTGCCTCCGTATCGGCAATGCTTATCGCAGCAGGCGTCCCCTCGGTTCCTGCTGTAAATGCTGAAGATGCTCAGGACAGAGGCAACATAGGCGGTTTTGACTATGAGATGTGGAACCAGAACGGTCAGGGACAGGTATCCATGAATCCGTCGGCAGGTTCGTTTACCTGCTCGTGGAGCAACATCGAGAACTTCCTGGCTCGTATGGGCAAGAACTACGACACTCAGAAAAAGACTTACAAGCAGATAGGCAGCGACATAACTCTTACCTACGACGTCGAGTACTCGCCAAAGGGCAATTCCTATATGTGCGTGTACGGCTGGACAAGGAATCCTCTTATGGAGTACTATATCGTTGAGGGCTGGGGCGACTGGCGTCCGCCCGGAGATAACGGTGTTGAGAGAAAGGGCACGGTCACTCTCAACAACAACACCTACGATATTTATAAGAGTATGCGCTACAATCAGCCGTCACTGGACGGTACACAGACATTCCCGCAGTACTGGAGCGTCCGTCAGGTAAGCGGCTCCAAGAACAATACCACCAACTACATGAATGGCGTTGTCAGCGTCGGAAAGCACTTCGACGCATGGTCGAAGGCAGGTCTTGACATGACAGGTACTCTCTATGAGGTATCACTGAATATCGAGGGCTACAGGTCGAACGGCTCTGCTAATGTAAAGAGCGTAAACGTTTACCCCGACGGTCTCGATACCGAACCGACGCCCACACCAGAACAGACAGTAAGTGCAGGTGAAGACGGTGTTTATTTTACAAGTACATTCGAGAGCGGCTCTGATGACTGGACAGCCAGAGGCGATGCGACCGTTAAAACAGATACATCAAACTACTATGACGGAAAACAGTCTCTCTCTGTAACAGGAAGAGCAAGTGAGTGGAACGGCTGCGGTATAACGCTTGATCCAAACACTTTCGTACCCGGAAATACATACAGCTTCAGTACGGCTGTTCTTCAAAGAACCGGAGAAAACGTCAAAATGCAGATGTCACTCCAGCAGGGCAGCGGCAACAGTGCGACCTATACCAAGATAGCTGACTGCGATACCAAGAGCGCGGAGTGGACAAAGCTTGAGAATACAGAGTTCACTATCCCCGATAACGGTACGGATATGATACTGTATATCGAGACTGTGGAGAACTCGGGCGACCTCTGCGACTTTTACATCGACTCTGTTCAGGCAGCTGAAAAAGGCAAGGCTTCTTCTGTTGTTACAGGACAGGGAACAGTTGATGTTCCAAGTGTAAGCTTCGATAATCCAGGCACAGGCACAAGTAATATCGACAAGAACCAGACCATTAAGATCATGCCTATCGGTGACTCTATCACCTTTGGTATGGGCGAAAATGGCGGCTACAGAAAGTACCTCTATGACGAGCTGAAGAAAATGGGCTATACCAAGATAGACATGGTAGGTCCCGAGGGACAGAACAGTGCGTCTGCCAACGGCATCACATATGATGACAACAACGCAGGCTACAGCGGCTATACTATCAAGCAGCAGTATCCTATCCCAAGCTGGGGCGAGAACGGTCTCCTTGAAAAGCTCAAGAGCAAGAATGCAGTAAAGCAGGCTCAGCCCGATATAGTTCTCCTTATCATCGGTACTAATGACATGACGGCTAACCGCTCCATGAGCGACTGCGAGAGCGATCTCCACGATCTTATGGACTATATCCTCGGTGATCTTCCCTCGGGCAGCGTGGTATTCATGGGCTCTATCCCTGAGTTTACAGCCTACGGCGGTAATGCTCAGAGAGTAGCAAACTACAACAGCACCGTCAAGAAAGTTGCTGAGGACTATGCAGCAAAGGGCAAGAATGTCAAGTTTGCAGATGTTCACGGCTGTCTTAACGGCATGAACGATATCGGCACGGACCAGCTCCATCCCAACGGCGGCGGCTACAAGAAAATGGGCTCATTCTGGGCAGATACCATAGACAAGTATGTTGCTGCTTCTGCACCTGTAGTTACAACAACTACCACAACTACGACTACTACAACCACAACTTCTACAACAACAAGCACAACGACTACTGCGGCACCGACAACAACCTCAACCACATCGACTGTCACATCTACAGTGACTAAAGCTCCCGAGACTACCACTGCAACAGCACCTAATGCAGTGGTTACAAAGGCGGGCGACGCCAATAACGACGGCGAAGTTGATATGTCAGACGTAGTTCTTATCATGCAGGCTCTGGCTAATCCAAATAAGTACGGCTTGAACGGCAGCGACAAGAACGCTATCACGGAGCAGGGCTGGCTCAACGGCGACGTTGACAAGTCCACAGAGGGCATCACCTCAAACGACGCTCTCAGGATACAGGAATTCCTCCTTGGAAAGGTACTGTCTCTTCTGAGCTGA
- a CDS encoding dockerin type I repeat-containing protein codes for MLKKILAAVIAASTAIISFSAESMSVSVLTNVYAEETGAAAKLPDWIPTDFESAVEFRNTYGATRIGNGLICIVYPNRAGKGKSSDTYGYELRTDANSRQILKHDIYLSDMTETCFEVFVYQPQAEGDLELKLVDPHVQVKPSEKDTGDDWEPPTVAEYTFNVDKELNITETDIYSWLPDSVKEFGEYTKLNGEVSVKDNYVVFCTVTIDQFGDNWAPDSMNKNEIIKPILTSDCTMQVRDMYCDGSIDEIYVYQAVKDGNEKVSWTRTSTARPDPEEPKIYTLTADCAVFDNARSVLLANTARFSIVDGETGKLADIDENDKIFLDPDIRYSSDDEGVYASVDIAAPQMTSNPYYWDISQFKDADIFEIDLLYNNIPEGYFLDTAGTVVRKFDNGAVDYTFKLKKSVSGDVNNDGNFNISDIVLFQKWLLGAPDTQLANWKAADFCRDDKLDIFDLVLMRKALLGSKELPVEVSAQEGGGFAGTMILYKVYCEDGKYLLSYQERTFDQKHQSMVFNISEQEYREIMAQDYDSMIESMNDPNVPGWGESEFRLEVSYPDGSRKKAVSNRMPGVLTKLRALTKNHTAYVEPDHRRDYGPWFTVIENDLSLYLGPDESYPTAAIVQSGDSLEELGYNENNDTWVFTEYCGNYGWLRTVRDDNETPTIRFDMLADKPVIYLYPEQETDVHVELELTEAELSTTYPRYNNGWDVTASPDGLLLNKADGTHHKYLFWDAVNCRMRYDFSQGFCVAGSDTESFLKEKLTYMGLKEEEMNEFIVYWLPRMEHNAYNLISFQGDAYTNSAKLNIAPTPDSVLRVFMAYVPLEESADIEPQQLETFERKGFTVVEWGGSEIKP; via the coding sequence ATGTTAAAGAAAATCTTAGCTGCTGTGATAGCAGCTTCAACAGCGATCATTTCTTTTTCCGCAGAGAGCATGAGTGTGTCCGTGCTCACGAATGTTTACGCAGAGGAGACAGGCGCTGCTGCAAAGCTTCCCGACTGGATACCGACTGATTTTGAGTCGGCTGTAGAGTTCCGCAATACCTATGGAGCGACCCGTATCGGCAATGGGCTTATCTGCATCGTTTATCCCAATCGCGCGGGAAAAGGAAAAAGCAGCGACACTTACGGCTATGAACTGCGTACTGATGCAAACAGCAGACAGATATTAAAGCATGACATTTACCTGAGCGATATGACCGAGACCTGTTTTGAAGTATTCGTATACCAGCCGCAGGCAGAAGGAGACCTCGAACTGAAGCTTGTTGATCCTCATGTACAAGTCAAGCCCTCGGAAAAGGATACAGGTGATGACTGGGAACCGCCCACTGTCGCCGAATATACCTTTAACGTCGATAAGGAACTCAACATCACCGAGACCGATATATACAGCTGGCTTCCCGACAGTGTAAAGGAATTCGGCGAATATACAAAGCTGAACGGCGAAGTTTCAGTAAAAGATAATTATGTTGTATTCTGTACGGTGACCATTGACCAGTTCGGTGACAATTGGGCACCTGACAGTATGAACAAAAATGAGATAATTAAGCCAATACTGACATCTGACTGTACGATGCAGGTCCGTGATATGTACTGTGACGGCTCCATTGATGAGATATATGTCTATCAGGCTGTGAAAGACGGTAACGAAAAGGTTTCATGGACACGCACGTCCACTGCCAGACCTGATCCCGAAGAGCCGAAAATCTATACTCTGACTGCCGACTGCGCTGTGTTTGACAATGCACGATCGGTGCTTCTCGCCAATACTGCCCGTTTCAGCATCGTTGACGGCGAGACGGGAAAGCTTGCTGATATCGACGAAAATGATAAGATATTCCTTGACCCTGACATACGTTATTCTTCCGACGATGAGGGCGTGTACGCAAGCGTTGATATTGCAGCGCCGCAGATGACGTCGAATCCGTACTACTGGGATATTTCTCAGTTTAAGGACGCCGATATCTTTGAAATAGACCTGCTTTATAATAATATCCCCGAAGGCTATTTCCTTGATACCGCAGGCACAGTTGTAAGGAAGTTCGATAACGGCGCTGTTGATTATACCTTCAAGCTGAAAAAGTCCGTAAGCGGCGATGTGAACAATGACGGGAATTTCAATATTTCAGATATAGTTCTGTTCCAGAAGTGGCTCTTAGGTGCTCCTGATACACAGCTTGCCAACTGGAAAGCTGCGGACTTCTGCCGCGACGACAAGCTCGATATATTCGACCTTGTTCTTATGAGAAAAGCGCTTCTTGGATCAAAGGAGCTGCCTGTAGAGGTCAGCGCTCAAGAGGGCGGCGGATTCGCAGGAACAATGATCTTATACAAAGTCTACTGCGAAGACGGAAAATATTTGCTGTCTTATCAGGAGCGGACATTTGATCAGAAGCATCAGTCTATGGTCTTCAATATCTCAGAACAGGAGTATCGTGAGATAATGGCTCAGGACTATGACAGCATGATCGAGAGCATGAATGATCCAAACGTACCCGGGTGGGGCGAGTCCGAGTTCAGGCTCGAAGTCAGCTATCCCGACGGTTCTCGGAAAAAGGCAGTTTCAAACAGAATGCCGGGTGTTCTGACAAAGCTGAGAGCTCTGACGAAAAATCATACCGCTTATGTTGAGCCTGATCACCGCAGAGATTACGGACCGTGGTTCACTGTTATAGAAAACGATCTTAGTCTGTATCTTGGTCCCGATGAAAGCTATCCGACGGCAGCTATAGTCCAAAGTGGCGATAGCCTTGAAGAGCTGGGGTATAATGAAAACAATGACACATGGGTGTTTACAGAATACTGCGGAAACTATGGCTGGCTCAGAACAGTCAGAGATGATAATGAAACTCCGACTATCCGTTTTGACATGCTTGCTGACAAGCCTGTGATCTACCTGTATCCCGAGCAGGAGACCGATGTTCATGTGGAGCTGGAGCTCACAGAAGCTGAACTCTCCACAACATATCCGAGGTATAATAACGGCTGGGACGTAACAGCCTCTCCTGACGGCTTGCTTCTGAACAAGGCTGACGGCACGCATCATAAATATCTCTTCTGGGACGCTGTGAACTGCCGCATGAGATATGACTTCTCCCAGGGCTTTTGTGTTGCAGGCAGTGACACAGAAAGCTTCCTCAAAGAGAAACTCACATATATGGGACTGAAGGAAGAGGAAATGAATGAGTTCATCGTATACTGGCTGCCGAGAATGGAGCATAATGCGTATAACCTCATTTCATTCCAAGGCGATGCCTATACGAATTCCGCAAAGCTGAACATCGCCCCGACACCTGACAGCGTGCTCCGCGTATTCATGGCTTATGTTCCCCTTGAAGAATCCGCGGACATTGAGCCGCAGCAGCTCGAGACCTTTGAGAGAAAAGGCTTTACCGTCGTTGAATGGGGCGGCAGCGAGATCAAGCCGTAA
- a CDS encoding helix-turn-helix domain-containing protein, translated as MEFNNKLYELRKQKGFSQEELANRLNVSRQTVSKWEVGDSTPDMEKLVAISDLFGVSLDELVLNKAPEPEPAPAQESPAKADLYTDIKEHVLTDKNRKKAKKGVKIALIILGVILAIDAVSFVVYVALNGFPK; from the coding sequence ATGGAGTTCAATAACAAGCTTTACGAGCTTCGCAAGCAGAAAGGATTTTCTCAGGAGGAGCTTGCGAACCGTCTGAACGTTTCAAGGCAGACCGTTTCAAAATGGGAGGTGGGCGATTCTACACCCGATATGGAGAAGCTCGTCGCTATCAGTGACCTGTTCGGAGTCTCGCTTGACGAACTGGTGCTGAACAAAGCCCCTGAGCCCGAGCCTGCACCTGCTCAGGAGTCGCCTGCAAAGGCTGATCTTTATACGGACATCAAGGAACACGTCCTGACTGATAAAAACAGGAAAAAAGCCAAAAAAGGCGTAAAGATAGCTCTTATAATCTTAGGTGTTATCCTTGCAATAGATGCAGTATCCTTTGTCGTTTATGTAGCTCTTAACGGCTTTCCTAAATAG
- a CDS encoding polysaccharide biosynthesis C-terminal domain-containing protein encodes MNKYKLLVLNTAIFAVGSFGAKIFSLLLNNLYTKYINPADLYAKSILETLVLFLLPVFTFSLTEAIVRYGLDKNYDKKQVFTTIAVFMLAGMLLMIPAVPMLQLIPVFSPINGYSLLLYLLVFTSSARTLCSQFVRAREQVKLFAIEGILFTMALFVFNLIFIAFLGLGVNGFLIAVIISDIISVIFLFIAGKQWQFVGINGFSISLGKEMLKFSLPLIPTTVMWAFTGFSDQLFIGNMHSDRVFLGEDAAGVYAAATKIPNLLAVVSSIFFQAWNMSAITENDSADRNIFYEKVYSAYEAMLFLGSAVLILFIKPVSAVLINTGTFEEYRTAFKYAPLLIAASVFTCLNLFLAGIYTATKHTKNAFYTMLAVVISNIVLNLTMIPKFGIQGAALATFLSYLFSYLIRMVDTRRFVPFNFSVIRTAANTIIILLMCLPVIFGFQSWLIWEVAFTAAILVLNYKALLNTAIKLVKKEA; translated from the coding sequence ATGAATAAATACAAACTTCTTGTGCTGAATACGGCTATATTCGCCGTAGGAAGCTTCGGAGCAAAAATCTTTTCGCTGCTCCTAAATAATTTATATACAAAGTATATCAATCCTGCTGACCTGTATGCCAAGTCTATCCTTGAGACTCTCGTGCTGTTTCTTCTGCCTGTATTCACGTTTTCGCTGACAGAAGCCATAGTGCGTTACGGACTTGACAAGAACTATGACAAAAAGCAGGTCTTCACCACCATAGCTGTATTCATGCTTGCGGGAATGCTGCTTATGATACCTGCGGTGCCGATGCTGCAGCTGATACCTGTTTTCAGTCCTATAAACGGATATTCTCTGCTTCTGTACCTGCTGGTATTCACATCGTCGGCGCGAACACTGTGTTCACAGTTCGTGCGTGCAAGGGAACAGGTAAAGCTGTTCGCCATAGAGGGAATACTGTTCACAATGGCGCTGTTCGTATTCAACCTCATATTCATAGCATTTCTTGGCCTTGGAGTAAACGGATTCCTTATAGCCGTTATAATCTCGGATATTATTTCTGTGATCTTCCTTTTCATTGCTGGCAAACAGTGGCAGTTCGTTGGAATAAACGGATTCAGCATATCTCTCGGAAAGGAAATGCTGAAATTCTCCCTGCCCCTTATCCCTACCACGGTAATGTGGGCGTTCACGGGCTTTTCAGACCAGTTGTTCATAGGAAATATGCACAGCGACCGTGTATTTCTCGGTGAGGACGCTGCGGGAGTATACGCTGCGGCAACAAAAATACCTAATCTGCTTGCAGTTGTGTCCTCTATTTTCTTTCAGGCGTGGAATATGTCCGCTATAACCGAAAATGATTCCGCAGACCGCAACATCTTCTATGAAAAGGTCTACAGCGCTTATGAGGCGATGCTGTTTCTGGGCTCGGCAGTACTGATACTGTTCATCAAGCCTGTATCCGCAGTACTTATCAACACCGGTACCTTTGAGGAATACCGCACTGCATTCAAGTATGCACCGCTGCTTATTGCGGCTTCCGTATTTACCTGCCTGAACCTGTTCCTTGCAGGAATATACACAGCTACCAAGCATACAAAGAATGCATTCTATACAATGCTTGCAGTAGTTATTTCCAACATAGTACTTAATCTTACAATGATACCCAAATTTGGCATTCAGGGTGCGGCACTGGCAACATTCCTGAGCTACCTGTTCAGCTACCTTATCCGTATGGTAGATACAAGGCGTTTTGTGCCGTTTAATTTCTCGGTAATAAGAACTGCGGCAAACACGATTATCATTCTGCTGATGTGCCTGCCTGTTATATTCGGCTTCCAAAGCTGGCTCATATGGGAGGTCGCATTTACAGCGGCGATCCTTGTCCTGAATTACAAGGCACTGCTGAACACAGCAATAAAGCTTGTTAAAAAAGAAGCATAA